A stretch of the Vitis vinifera cultivar Pinot Noir 40024 chromosome 16, ASM3070453v1 genome encodes the following:
- the LOC109124226 gene encoding uncharacterized protein LOC109124226: MEGTGWTGWTGTTNVGKESHEYFCCRFCETGIAWKHHVKTPITLTLQEQTKMGLINHVGSFFITDIISQLRLREPELEPNRMIVHDHGQFQAAKITYIYCSNCFSQLGWKVVAVEEGSDYHPFQEGQFVLPLENILLWNGYNFQVPQAPAFMLH, from the exons ATGGAAGGGACTGGTTGGACTGGTTGGACTGGTACTACCAACGTGGGAAAAGAATCCCATGAGTATTTTTGTTGTCGTTTTTGCGAGACGGGCATTGCTTGGAAGCATCATGTCAAGACGCCGATAACCCTCACTCTACAAGAACAG ACAAAAATGGGACTAATTAATCATGTTGGAAGCTTCTTCATCACGGACATCAT TTCACAGTTACGGCTTCGAGAACCAGAACTAGAGCCTAATAGAATGATTGTCCATGACCACGGACAATTTCAAGCTGCCAAGATCACCTATATCTATTGTAGCAACTGCTTCTCTCAACTTGGCTGGAAAGTT GTTGCAGTGGAAGAAGGCAGTGACTACCATCCATTCCAAGAAGGCCAATTCGTATTACCATT GGAGAATATCCTGCTATGGAATGGGTATAACTTTCAAGTACCGCAGGCACCAGCCTTCATGTTGCATTGA
- the LOC100266889 gene encoding alpha-L-fucosidase 1-like: MAKSLYFLCIIALVQLLEFIPSCMTQFATTPPLPVLPIPTASQLKWQQREIIMFFHFGMNTFTDSEWGTGQENPNLFNPTGLDARQWVSTAAEAGFSLVILTAKHHDGFCLWPSKYTDHSVVSSPWKNGHGDVVRDLTNAAKAQGNIDVGLYLSPWDRHDQRYGKNQEYNEYYLAQLQELLKQYGVIQEIWFDGAKGEDAANMSYYFEEWFEMVKELQSSINIFSDAGPDVRWVGNENGFSGNTSWSTINRTLLSIGNGDNVGYLNTGDPQGTDWVPPECDVSIRPGWFWHASEQPKELSQLLEIYYNSVGRNCVLLFNVPPNSTGLISEIDVQRLMEFKKAIDTTFSTNLAEKSSVDASSQRGGQNGGFGPENVLDDDNLWTYWAPDEGAAGQHWIEIKAASGGLRFNVIRIQEPIGLGQRIIGHEVYADGKLIVEGTTVGHKRLHRLGDVVEATVVKVQILESKGVPLVSSFGLHFDPFGQPNGTSVYKELSY; the protein is encoded by the exons ATGGCTAAGTCACTGTATTTTTTATGCATAATTGCACTGGTACAACTCTTAGAATTCATCCCTTCTTGCATGACCCAATTTGCGACTACCCCACCTTTGCCGGTTCTTCCAATTCCCACAGCATCTCAGTTGAAATGGCAACAGAGAGAAATCATAATGTTCTTCCACTTCGGCATGAACACGTTCACAGATTCAGAGTGGGGGACTGGGCAAGAGAACCCCAATCTATTCAACCCCACTGGGCTTGATGCTAGACAGTGGGTCAGCACAGCAGCTGAGGCTGGATTTTCGCTGGTGATTCTCACTGCAAAGCATCATGATGGCTTCTGCTTGTGGCCTTCTAAGTACACTGATCATTCAGTCGTGAGTAGTCCATGGAAAAACGGCCATGGAGATGTGGTTAGAGATCTTACCAATGCAGCCAAGGCTCAAGGCAACATCGATGTTGGCCTGTATCTCTCGCCATGGGACCGACATGATCAAAGATATGGGAAAAACCAGGAGTACAATGAGTATTACTTAGCTCAACTGCAAGAGCTTCTTAAGCA ATATGGGGTCATACAAGAGATTTGGTTCGATGGAGCAAAGGGTGAGGATGCAGCAAATATGTCATACTACTTTGAAGAATGGTTTGAAATGGTGAAGGAGTTGCAGAGTTCCATTAATATATTTTCCGATGCTGGCCCTGATGTCCGCTGGGTTGGGAATGAGAATGGATTTTCAGGGAACACTTCATGGTCTACCATCAATCGGACATTGCTCTCAATCGGGAATGGAGATAATGTTGG CTACCTCAACACTGGAGATCCTCAAGGGACGGATTGGGTGCCACCAGAATGTGATGTTTCAATCCGGCCGGGATGGTTCTGGCATGCATCCGAACAACCAAAGGAGCTTAGCCAACTCCTTGAAATATACTATAACTCGGTTGGCAGAAACTGTGTGCTGCTATTCAATGTGCCACCCAATTCAACTGGACTTATATCCGAAATTGATGTTCAAAGATTGATGGAATTCAAGAAGGCCATCGATACAACATTTTCAACCAATTTAGCTGAGAAAAGCTCGGTAGATGCTAGTAGCCAAAGAGGAGGTCAGAATGGTGGCTTTGGCCCTGAAAATGTGCTAGACGACGACAATTTATGGACATACTGGGCTCCAGACGAGGGAGCAGCAGGCCAGCATTGGATTGAAATCAAGGCGGCGAGTGGAGGGCTGAGGTTTAATGTGATAAGGATTCAAGAACCGATCGGGCTAGGTCAGAGGATCATAGGGCATGAGGTTTATGCAGATGGGAAGCTGATTGTGGAAGGGACGACAGTGGGACACAAGAGGCTTCACAGGCTTGGAGATGTGGTTGAGGCTACTGTTGTGAAGGTCCAGATCTTGGAGTCTAAGGGAGTGCCTTTGGTATCCTCCTTTGGCCTGCATTTTGATCCTTTTGGGCAGCCAAATGGGACTTCAGTTTACAAAGAGTTGTCTTATTGA